The Spirosoma radiotolerans genome has a window encoding:
- a CDS encoding integrase core domain-containing protein, which yields MVRHRGLNLLIRLCRIGVKISQLNCVGLNGSGRPSGNPTQNAYIERFNGTFRREVLDAHIFTSTRQVRRVVDEWLVEYNTERPQQALKFMTPVEYRQAA from the coding sequence GTGGTCCGCCACCGCGGCCTGAATTTATTAATCAGGCTTTGCAGGATTGGTGTAAAGATCAGTCAATTGAATTGTGTTGGATTGAACGGCAGCGGCCGACCGTCGGGTAACCCCACCCAAAACGCTTATATTGAGCGTTTCAACGGGACCTTTCGTCGAGAGGTTTTGGACGCTCACATTTTCACAAGTACTCGGCAAGTACGGCGCGTAGTGGATGAGTGGCTGGTGGAGTACAACACGGAACGTCCTCAGCAGGCTTTGAAATTTATGACGCCCGTTGAATATCGACAGGCGGCTTAA
- a CDS encoding YbhB/YbcL family Raf kinase inhibitor-like protein, which yields MINLADELLNDQASARSFTLKSNELGGQLAQQHYSNGMEFAGQNQSPQLFWENPPQHTKAFAVTMYDLDAPTGSGLWHWVVFNIPAGVHELKADAGDPTQNLLPQGAVQSKSDLGVPGYVGAAPPKGPAHRYLITVYALSQNLALDQQATPALVGFSMHYVTLAKASLLVYGQK from the coding sequence ATGATAAACCTAGCTGATGAGCTACTGAATGACCAGGCCAGCGCACGCTCATTCACCTTAAAAAGTAATGAACTGGGTGGGCAACTGGCCCAGCAACACTATAGCAATGGGATGGAATTTGCTGGCCAAAACCAGTCCCCACAGCTTTTCTGGGAGAACCCGCCCCAGCACACCAAAGCGTTTGCGGTGACCATGTATGACTTAGACGCACCAACGGGTAGCGGGTTATGGCATTGGGTGGTCTTCAACATACCGGCAGGGGTCCATGAACTCAAGGCGGATGCCGGAGACCCGACTCAAAATTTGCTGCCCCAGGGAGCCGTACAAAGTAAGTCAGATTTAGGCGTTCCTGGCTATGTAGGGGCCGCCCCGCCAAAAGGACCCGCTCATCGGTATTTAATTACCGTCTATGCCCTCTCCCAAAACCTGGCGTTGGATCAGCAGGCCACCCCAGCTTTGGTAGGATTTAGTATGCATTATGTTACATTAGCTAAAGCCTCCTTACTGGTTTATGGGCAAAAGTAA
- a CDS encoding TonB-dependent receptor, whose protein sequence is MKKIIPLKNVLFYIMRLSLVQLVFIALFTSFALARNGYGQDLLNRRITLQVTNQKVETILDKLAKVSGIRFMYSPELIQAGRATSLKVKDVKLAIVLNELLTPLKITYEVSGDQVLLKRMPLSGQQQVIETTPMFLTEKNADVVVAGQVIDNTGGTVPGATIVLKGSGSVGTTTDANGQFKLNLPESGAHTLVVSSIGYVTQEVLVNNRTRLEIVLVTDVKSLNEVVVVGYGTQRKGDVTGALTSISAENFKDQPVTRLDQALQGRAAGVQVTSSAGAPGGDVRIRIRGSNSINGDNSPLYVVDGFVGADFNNINAQDIASMEVLKDASATAIYGSRGANGVIIITTKGGSKKGMQVNFNTRISTSEVLKKINTLNAADFAQVVNERQVATGGNPIYTPAQIAGYQQNSGTNWQDQILRKAVGQEYQLGVSGGNEKTTYLISTNYLNQNGIINNSDYKRYAIRSNIASQISDKFSVRLNFTGTRRENHNTGGTAARSGALAQAFAWAPTTPVRDADGNYTYRDPVGSIFENPVALTTDADNRTNSTTANLIGGVRYEFIPGLALDVQYGVNYNNQQGKYYSGPVIANRLPRASRTSGEQITLQNTNTLTFKRVFNAIHRLDITGVFETQQQTGESFYANAANLTYPAQSYNNLALAESNQIGSGYGKWSLLSYLGRVNYALKDRYLVSATVRRDGSSKFQGKNRYSVFPSMALGWKLSEEKFMQSQHLFSNLKIRGSWGLTGNQGINPYGTLSTYITNVDDAAVAFRSGYFTNGVTNGIILGNPGNPDLKWETTEQINGGADMSFLNGKVTLSVDYFVKNTRDLLLNQPLPDYVGGNSILRNVGRVQNKGWEFSLEATPIDKNNFSWNTSFNVSLLQNKVVSLSSTSDTIYASNEFVLIPGQSLTSFWGLRYMGTWKPNEADMATRYGEKPGDAHYQDLNGDGVINAADYQVIGNGQPRTSLGWNNTFTYKRLSLNIFFQGLFDFSKLNYTYANGIVGSTDARQPTFADIKNRYIPGVNETSDIPAFSNVKENFYVQSTRFLEKGDFVRLKNISLSYNLPKSTLKNIGTVSVFVSATNLLTFTQYKGIDPESTSNGSGDIGQNIDYGSYPNSKTITGGLSLTF, encoded by the coding sequence ATGAAGAAAATAATACCCTTGAAAAACGTGCTATTCTATATAATGCGCCTTAGTCTTGTTCAGCTTGTCTTTATAGCCCTATTTACCAGCTTCGCATTGGCTCGTAATGGCTATGGACAAGATTTACTTAATCGCCGGATAACGCTCCAGGTGACTAATCAGAAAGTAGAAACCATTCTCGATAAACTAGCTAAAGTCTCAGGAATTCGCTTCATGTACAGTCCGGAGTTGATTCAGGCTGGACGAGCCACTTCGCTTAAAGTAAAAGATGTAAAACTAGCCATTGTGCTGAATGAGTTGCTGACACCTTTAAAAATTACGTATGAAGTGTCTGGTGATCAAGTACTTTTAAAGCGCATGCCTTTATCCGGTCAGCAACAGGTGATCGAAACTACGCCTATGTTTCTTACCGAGAAGAATGCTGACGTCGTTGTTGCCGGACAGGTAATCGATAATACCGGGGGTACCGTTCCTGGAGCAACAATCGTACTCAAGGGGAGTGGTTCTGTTGGTACAACGACCGATGCCAATGGTCAATTCAAGTTGAATCTGCCCGAAAGTGGTGCACATACGCTGGTCGTTTCGTCGATTGGCTATGTCACACAGGAAGTGCTGGTAAACAACCGTACGCGGCTGGAAATCGTACTTGTAACCGATGTCAAGTCGTTGAATGAAGTTGTTGTAGTGGGGTACGGAACGCAACGCAAAGGCGATGTAACAGGCGCGTTAACATCAATCTCAGCCGAAAACTTTAAAGATCAGCCGGTTACCCGTTTGGATCAAGCGTTGCAGGGTCGGGCGGCCGGCGTTCAGGTTACTAGTTCAGCTGGTGCACCAGGGGGCGATGTTCGTATTCGTATTCGAGGCTCCAACTCCATTAACGGAGATAACAGTCCGCTGTACGTGGTCGATGGCTTCGTCGGGGCAGATTTCAACAACATCAACGCGCAGGATATTGCCTCGATGGAAGTTCTAAAAGATGCGTCAGCCACGGCTATTTACGGGAGCCGGGGTGCTAATGGCGTGATTATCATTACCACCAAAGGGGGCAGTAAAAAAGGCATGCAGGTTAATTTTAACACCCGCATCTCGACATCTGAAGTACTCAAAAAAATTAATACGCTGAATGCAGCTGACTTTGCCCAGGTGGTTAATGAGCGGCAGGTGGCAACCGGTGGTAATCCGATCTATACACCGGCTCAAATCGCGGGCTATCAGCAAAACAGTGGCACTAACTGGCAGGATCAGATACTCCGCAAAGCCGTTGGTCAAGAGTATCAATTGGGTGTTTCGGGCGGAAACGAAAAGACTACGTATTTAATTTCGACTAACTACCTGAATCAGAATGGTATTATCAATAACTCTGATTACAAGCGTTACGCGATCCGCTCCAACATCGCTTCGCAGATTTCGGATAAGTTTTCGGTACGGTTGAACTTCACCGGAACCCGGCGCGAGAATCATAACACCGGCGGTACCGCTGCCCGGTCGGGTGCACTTGCCCAGGCATTTGCCTGGGCACCTACCACGCCTGTTCGGGATGCTGATGGTAACTATACCTATCGCGACCCGGTTGGGTCGATTTTCGAAAACCCGGTTGCCCTAACTACCGATGCCGACAATCGCACCAATAGCACGACAGCTAACCTGATTGGGGGTGTACGCTACGAGTTTATTCCCGGCCTGGCCCTGGATGTTCAGTATGGGGTCAATTATAATAACCAGCAGGGTAAATATTACTCCGGCCCAGTGATTGCAAACCGTTTACCGCGCGCCAGCCGGACATCGGGTGAGCAGATCACGCTGCAAAATACCAATACGCTGACGTTTAAACGGGTATTCAATGCCATCCATCGGCTGGATATAACTGGCGTTTTTGAAACCCAGCAGCAAACCGGCGAATCGTTTTACGCCAATGCAGCTAATTTAACCTATCCGGCTCAGTCCTATAACAACTTGGCACTGGCCGAGTCCAATCAGATTGGTTCGGGATACGGAAAATGGAGTTTGTTATCGTACTTAGGGCGGGTCAACTACGCCTTGAAAGACCGTTACTTGGTGTCAGCGACGGTTCGTCGGGATGGTTCGTCCAAGTTTCAGGGAAAGAACAGATATAGTGTTTTCCCATCCATGGCGCTGGGCTGGAAACTGTCGGAAGAGAAGTTTATGCAGTCACAGCACCTGTTCAGCAACCTGAAAATACGGGGTAGCTGGGGTTTAACGGGTAATCAGGGCATAAATCCCTATGGAACTCTGTCTACCTACATCACCAATGTGGATGATGCAGCCGTCGCGTTTCGATCGGGCTACTTCACCAATGGCGTTACCAATGGTATCATCCTCGGTAACCCAGGCAATCCGGATTTAAAGTGGGAAACGACGGAGCAAATAAATGGGGGGGCAGACATGTCTTTTCTGAACGGAAAAGTAACCCTTTCAGTCGACTACTTTGTAAAAAACACCCGTGATCTGTTGTTAAACCAACCCTTGCCGGACTATGTTGGTGGCAACAGCATCCTTCGCAACGTAGGTCGGGTGCAGAACAAGGGTTGGGAATTCTCCCTGGAAGCAACGCCGATCGACAAGAATAACTTCAGCTGGAATACTTCATTCAACGTATCTCTACTCCAAAACAAGGTTGTGAGTTTAAGTTCGACTAGTGATACTATCTATGCGTCGAACGAGTTCGTCCTGATTCCGGGACAGTCTCTGACATCCTTCTGGGGATTACGCTACATGGGTACCTGGAAACCGAACGAGGCCGATATGGCGACTCGTTATGGCGAAAAACCTGGTGATGCTCACTATCAGGATTTAAATGGCGACGGGGTGATTAACGCAGCAGACTATCAGGTGATTGGTAACGGACAGCCAAGAACATCGTTGGGCTGGAACAACACGTTTACTTATAAACGCCTGTCACTGAACATCTTCTTTCAAGGTTTATTTGATTTTAGCAAACTTAATTACACCTATGCCAATGGGATAGTCGGTAGCACGGATGCACGGCAGCCAACGTTTGCCGATATCAAGAACCGGTATATTCCCGGCGTTAACGAAACGTCGGATATTCCGGCGTTCAGCAACGTAAAGGAAAATTTTTACGTGCAGTCAACCCGTTTTTTAGAGAAAGGTGATTTTGTACGTTTGAAAAATATCAGCCTGTCGTACAATCTGCCCAAATCGACGCTGAAAAACATTGGTACCGTAAGCGTTTTCGTGAGCGCAACCAACCTGCTGACCTTCACTCAATACAAAGGCATCGACCCGGAGTCAACCTCCAATGGCTCCGGCGATATCGGCCAAAATATCGATTATGGATCGTATCCCAACTCAAAGACGATTACCGGTGGTTTGAGCTTAACTTTTTAA
- a CDS encoding FecR family protein produces MQQRDKLYEQFLENPRFVQWAIGQAPEDDGYWESLVKNDPIGQEVLEQARLTILAIQGRPETLSKQDIQDRVQQVLSRAKHQEALTRPKIIQVQYPVFYRWVVAASIVLLLGLCWFTYTQYTKQYSTHQVGKTNSPSDLSVQSDQLISIANTDRPAMHVLLPDGSSVVLRKNSRVRYARVFVGAKREVYMSGEAFFEVTKEPRKPFFVYANGLVTKVLGTSFTIKAHQKAEQVIVVVRTGKVAVFAQTDPKANVLQNNLELTGMVLMPNQQATYERTDARLTRTEVKTPNVHPSFDFKATPIATVFSSLEKAYGVSIVFDREVMANCSLSATLGDEPLQKKLQWICTILEATYQVSGQQITINGKPCQ; encoded by the coding sequence ATGCAACAAAGAGACAAACTCTACGAGCAGTTTTTAGAAAATCCTCGATTTGTTCAATGGGCTATTGGCCAGGCTCCGGAAGATGACGGTTACTGGGAGAGTTTGGTTAAGAATGATCCTATAGGCCAAGAAGTGTTGGAGCAGGCTCGCTTAACGATACTAGCGATTCAGGGCCGACCGGAAACTTTATCAAAGCAAGATATCCAGGATCGGGTACAGCAAGTGCTGAGTAGAGCTAAGCACCAGGAAGCATTAACTAGGCCCAAAATAATTCAGGTTCAATATCCTGTCTTCTACCGCTGGGTAGTCGCAGCGTCAATTGTGCTCTTGTTGGGTCTGTGCTGGTTTACCTATACGCAGTATACCAAGCAATATAGTACTCATCAGGTCGGGAAAACCAATTCACCAAGTGATCTGTCAGTCCAATCAGACCAATTGATATCAATTGCCAATACTGACAGACCTGCCATGCATGTGTTACTACCAGACGGAAGTTCAGTGGTGCTGCGAAAAAACAGCCGGGTTCGTTACGCTCGAGTATTTGTGGGTGCCAAGCGTGAAGTGTATATGTCGGGAGAAGCTTTCTTTGAAGTAACCAAAGAGCCAAGGAAGCCCTTCTTCGTGTATGCCAACGGCCTGGTTACGAAAGTTCTAGGAACCAGTTTTACTATAAAAGCTCATCAGAAAGCTGAGCAGGTAATTGTAGTGGTCAGAACCGGAAAAGTTGCTGTTTTCGCGCAAACAGATCCAAAAGCTAATGTACTACAAAATAACCTCGAACTGACAGGGATGGTGCTGATGCCCAATCAACAAGCAACCTACGAGCGAACAGATGCCCGCCTGACCCGGACGGAAGTAAAAACACCAAACGTTCATCCCTCCTTTGACTTTAAAGCAACACCCATCGCAACTGTATTTTCTTCACTAGAAAAAGCATATGGTGTATCTATCGTCTTTGACCGGGAAGTCATGGCGAATTGCAGTCTGTCGGCTACCCTGGGCGATGAACCACTCCAGAAAAAACTACAATGGATCTGTACCATTCTAGAGGCTACCTACCAAGTAAGCGGCCAGCAAATCACCATTAACGGAAAACCCTGTCAATAA
- a CDS encoding VOC family protein, translated as MKADHCGFQVKSMDEAIHFYTQKLGFQLDHRAINQQEQEEYAFVSLGTARLELIQDLVNEYIIPTIRKPFCPHYCLEVLDMASAVADLQAKGIPIVKGPLLIEGEETWVYFSDPDNNLLEYIQWFNKK; from the coding sequence ATGAAGGCAGACCACTGTGGATTTCAAGTCAAAAGTATGGATGAGGCCATTCATTTCTATACCCAAAAGCTAGGTTTTCAGCTCGATCACCGAGCCATCAATCAGCAAGAGCAGGAAGAATATGCGTTTGTGTCGCTAGGCACGGCGCGCCTAGAACTCATTCAAGATTTAGTCAATGAGTACATTATTCCCACCATCCGCAAACCCTTCTGTCCTCATTACTGTCTGGAGGTGTTGGACATGGCTAGTGCCGTTGCTGATCTACAAGCGAAAGGCATTCCCATTGTTAAAGGCCCGCTGCTCATCGAGGGAGAGGAAACATGGGTTTATTTTAGCGATCCGGATAACAACCTATTGGAGTACATTCAATGGTTCAACAAGAAATAA